A region of Drosophila suzukii chromosome 2L, CBGP_Dsuzu_IsoJpt1.0, whole genome shotgun sequence DNA encodes the following proteins:
- the LOC108004894 gene encoding malectin-B, with the protein MGKMQSELQATTTTTADMCNVACKKGIFWDYLQASGQRTWMPLLLVIILIGSSTAAEPLKVIYAVNAGGEEHTDLNGVQYDADPLKGVGIASDYGKHLLMIGRVQEHDEVLYRTERYHTTTFGYDLPSDGDGDYALIMKFCEVYFDAPQKKVFDVLLNRKHTVVRQLDIYNQVGRGSAHDEIVYFKINNGRLNYEGEVSDVRNGRLRLDFIKGALDNPKINAFALLKGDVSQLPRLHGTEASERIKPEGKPIVEQKTGNQVERVVRNQREDVDEDDEDLDDEEFEEELPEQQNDQLSIDQPSQQSADSKRSYSGPRQPNPYSMDDSSILLPVFIAIGAFIPLLFCLCKL; encoded by the coding sequence ATGGGGAAAATGCAAAGTGAACTACAggccacaacaacaacaactgctGACATGTGCAACGTAGCATGTAAAAAGGGGATTTTCTGGGACTACTTGCAGGCAAGTGGTCAAAGGACTTGGATGCCCCTGCTCCTGGTCATTATCCTCATCGGGAGCTCGACTGCCGCAGAACCCCTTAAAGTAATATACGCTGTGAACGCTGGCGGAGAAGAGCACACCGACCTAAATGGCGTCCAATACGATGCGGATCCCCTCAAAGGCGTTGGGATCGCCTCGGACTACGGCAAACACCTGCTGATGATCGGCCGGGTTCAGGAACATGACGAGGTGCTCTACAGAACCGAACGCTATCATACCACCACCTTTGGCTACGACTTACCCAGCGATGGTGATGGAGATTACGCCCTGATAATGAAGTTCTGCGAAGTCTACTTCGACGCGCCACAGAAAAAGGTCTTCGATGTGCTGCTCAACCGAAAGCACACGGTTGTCCGTCAGCTGGACATCTACAACCAGGTGGGCAGGGGCTCTGCCCACGACGAGATCGTGTACTTCAAGATCAACAATGGTCGATTAAACTACGAGGGCGAGGTGTCCGATGTGCGGAATGGACGTCTGCGATTGGACTTTATTAAGGGGGCTCTGGATAATCCCAAAATCAATGCCTTTGCCCTGCTTAAAGGAGATGTCTCCCAGTTGCCGCGACTGCATGGCACTGAAGCGAGTGAAAGGATCAAGCCGGAGGGCAAGCCAATTGTGGAACAGAAGACAGGAAATCAAGTGGAGAGGGTAGTGCGCAACCAGCGTGAGGATGTAGATGAGGATGATGAAGATCTGGACGACGAGGAGTTCGAAGAGGAGCTTCCCGAACAGCAAAACGACCAGCTGAGCATTGATCAGCCATCCCAACAATCGGCGGACTCCAAGCGATCATATAGTGGCCCCCGTCAACCAAATCCGTACTCGATGGACGACTCTTCGATCCTACTGCCGGTTTTCATCGCCATCGGGGCCTTTATACCGCTGCTGTTCTGCCTCTGCAAGCTGTGA
- the LOC118878400 gene encoding uncharacterized protein: MCQRRFFSSKYTSFHKNHIKLFAVYMKTANLMQNFNVLKRSL; encoded by the coding sequence ATGTGCCAGCGGCGGTTCTTCAGCAGCAAGTACACCAGTTTCCACAAGAACCACATCAAGTTGTTTGCCGTTTACATGAAAACGGCGAATCTGATGCAAAACTTCAATGTGCTGAAGCGTTCGCTGTAA